Proteins encoded by one window of Bacteroidia bacterium:
- a CDS encoding PAS domain-containing sensor histidine kinase, producing MYSEQSHKFHGQLFKYATESVVVTNSKGLIVTVNPSALKLFGYTENEIIGQKIEKLMASRFEAVHQTHRAGFYKNPHNRSMGIGLDLHAMRKDGSEFPVEISLSPFTLNDESYVMAFIIDITGRKKVQAQMLEQKNQLEDITRMLKQSNERLEAKVLDRTKVLEEALNEIEKSRKELSEALAKEKELNELKSRFLSMASHEFRTPLTTILSSASLITAYIEKEQQDKRIRHVERIKSAVNNLNDILSDFLSLSKIEEGKTKTDYEVFNLNNIISEIINDLATIKKPGQAINYVHTGKNDVLLDPRLIRNIVINILSNAIKFSDEGKLIEIKTDIGENTTVLEFKDQGIGISKEDQQHLFERFFRGSNATNIQGTGLGLNIVARYVELMNGVIETESELNKGTAFKITIPC from the coding sequence ATGTATTCTGAACAAAGCCACAAATTTCACGGACAGCTATTTAAATATGCAACGGAGAGCGTTGTTGTTACCAACTCCAAAGGTCTCATTGTAACAGTAAACCCTTCTGCACTAAAACTTTTTGGCTATACAGAGAATGAAATTATTGGTCAGAAAATTGAAAAGTTGATGGCTTCGCGATTTGAAGCGGTGCATCAAACACACAGAGCCGGTTTTTATAAAAACCCACATAATCGTTCCATGGGCATTGGACTCGACCTTCATGCCATGCGTAAAGATGGAAGCGAATTTCCGGTTGAAATTAGTTTGAGCCCCTTTACATTGAATGACGAATCGTATGTAATGGCTTTTATTATTGACATAACGGGAAGAAAAAAAGTTCAGGCACAGATGCTTGAACAGAAAAATCAGCTCGAAGATATTACCCGTATGCTAAAACAAAGCAATGAGCGTTTGGAAGCAAAAGTTCTTGACCGTACAAAAGTTTTAGAAGAAGCACTCAACGAAATTGAAAAGTCCAGAAAAGAATTAAGCGAAGCTCTTGCAAAAGAAAAGGAATTGAATGAACTCAAATCACGGTTCTTGTCAATGGCATCACATGAGTTTCGCACACCACTCACCACCATTCTTTCATCAGCATCATTAATTACCGCATATATTGAAAAGGAGCAGCAAGACAAGCGTATCAGACATGTTGAACGAATAAAATCTGCCGTTAATAATCTGAATGATATTTTAAGTGACTTCCTTTCGTTGAGTAAAATTGAAGAAGGAAAAACAAAAACCGATTATGAAGTATTCAATCTGAATAATATAATCAGTGAAATTATTAATGATCTGGCTACAATAAAAAAACCCGGACAAGCAATTAATTATGTACATACAGGAAAAAATGATGTATTGCTCGATCCAAGGTTGATTCGAAATATCGTCATCAATATTCTTTCAAATGCCATAAAATTTTCTGATGAAGGAAAGCTCATTGAAATAAAAACAGATATTGGTGAGAATACCACTGTGCTTGAATTTAAAGATCAGGGAATTGGAATCAGTAAGGAAGATCAACAACATTTGTTTGAACGCTTTTTCAGAGGATCGAATGCTACCAACATACAAGGCACAGGACTTGGCTTAAATATTGTTGCCCGCTATGTTGAGCTGATGAACGGTGTAATTGAAACCGAAAGTGAACTAAATAAAGGAACTGCTTTTAAGATTACTATACCCTGTTAA
- a CDS encoding SufE family protein — protein MQQENINVVEAEIIADFELFDDWTQKYEYIIELGQQLPALEERFKKEEYKIKGCQSSVWLNAFENDGLLFFEADSDSVFVKGEIALLIKVLSGRTPEEILSAELKFIDAIGLRQHIAVTRANGLASMIKQMKAYALAHKEG, from the coding sequence ATGCAGCAGGAAAATATAAATGTAGTGGAGGCAGAAATTATTGCAGACTTTGAGTTGTTTGACGACTGGACACAGAAGTATGAATACATCATAGAACTGGGTCAGCAACTGCCGGCATTAGAAGAGCGTTTTAAGAAAGAAGAATATAAAATTAAAGGCTGCCAGAGTAGTGTTTGGCTCAATGCTTTTGAAAACGATGGTTTGCTTTTTTTTGAAGCCGACAGCGATTCTGTTTTTGTAAAGGGCGAAATTGCTTTACTGATAAAAGTATTGAGTGGACGCACACCGGAAGAGATCCTATCTGCAGAGTTGAAATTTATTGATGCTATAGGTCTGCGCCAACATATTGCTGTTACCCGTGCTAATGGTTTGGCCAGCATGATTAAGCAGATGAAAGCCTATGCACTAGCGCATAAAGAGGGGTAA
- a CDS encoding two-component regulator propeller domain-containing protein has product MRRIVLILLCIVQIVNGQNPFFKQIILNRDTQNFTFNAILFCKNGFLWAGTSEGLYRSDGNDHHLLAIDSDIKCNVNTLFEDAAGIIWIGTKDGKIGFVEDDTLRIIKAFKLKTTVAITSINVDSNGSMWFTTAGDGAYYLQDKKYYHIGIEDGLSDDYCYTSASDKLGNMWIGTDQGLSLCTTVRGRKVLRKLQATDGLCDNIVKKIVLYDSKLLLGTQENGLCIYDLKQNSFQKQQNESVWKYGALNDIILNKQTHEIWVATESGGLLYCENPEERMFSFKQQSDRLFSTVYSVAIDHQNNVWVATERGLFRSHGQWLTFLNQFNGVDIKNVHEVAFLDSNRMVVSIKNKVLLLSFNTTTIKEWTILPSEKNIDVSGLYIDQEKYIWVGTLGRGVFRINPSENEIQRIEVPFDYSSILFINGNEKVIWLGTFGGAALIEVKELKTDNLQYSIRSFSLESPLGNYYVYCVYRDVKGRFWFGTDQNGIVLLDDDRFVAPLDGRFKGKTVYSITGDKNDVIWFCVADEGIFCLKGDNFKLYNRTNGIRDLNITSIAVLNDSSVAMVNKRGIDILNHATGSVMYLGTENNLDNLNPDINAVAKDSIGRIWFGSAKGMVVINPKLLNPNTVPQLSKLNMIQPVFKNRFVDMPVFGHNENTIAFEYAATWFTNPERILYQYKLDGLNTEWIKTKDNKQVFPNLPPGKYVFKIRTSINPQFTFNNERSFSFEIKKPFWNEDWFYITLVLFTIVLIYLFITIRDARVKKLQQLRNDSIKFQFETLRNQVNPHFLFNSFNTLIDIIEHDKEHAVEYVENLSSFFRNIVTYKDKDTIKLSEEIKIVKAFYFIQQKRFGSNLQLVIDEHSMYDEKNVVPMVLQLLLENAIKHNEVSKEKKLKVHVSFSGSEIVISNNINLKWNKDESTGTGLRNIIARYRLLTDKTVQIESSQDYFVVSLPLIDN; this is encoded by the coding sequence ATGAGAAGAATAGTTTTAATTCTGCTTTGTATTGTACAAATTGTGAATGGACAAAATCCTTTTTTTAAGCAAATTATTTTAAACAGAGATACCCAAAATTTTACATTCAATGCCATTTTGTTTTGTAAGAATGGGTTTCTATGGGCCGGTACTTCAGAGGGTCTTTACCGTAGTGATGGAAATGACCATCATTTGCTTGCAATTGATAGTGACATAAAGTGCAATGTGAATACATTATTTGAAGATGCTGCCGGTATAATTTGGATTGGCACAAAAGATGGTAAAATAGGATTTGTTGAAGATGATACATTAAGAATAATTAAAGCGTTTAAACTAAAAACAACAGTTGCCATAACATCAATCAATGTGGATAGCAATGGTTCTATGTGGTTTACTACCGCTGGAGATGGGGCATATTATTTGCAGGATAAAAAATATTATCATATTGGTATTGAAGATGGATTGAGCGATGATTACTGCTATACTTCAGCTTCTGATAAATTGGGTAACATGTGGATAGGAACGGATCAGGGATTGTCGCTGTGCACAACAGTAAGAGGAAGGAAAGTTCTTCGTAAACTACAGGCCACAGACGGATTATGTGATAATATAGTTAAGAAAATAGTTTTATATGATTCAAAACTGCTACTTGGCACACAAGAAAACGGATTATGCATTTACGACCTTAAGCAGAATAGCTTTCAAAAACAACAAAATGAATCAGTTTGGAAATACGGTGCACTAAATGACATTATTTTAAATAAACAAACACATGAAATTTGGGTGGCAACAGAGTCAGGTGGACTACTGTACTGTGAGAACCCTGAAGAAAGAATGTTTTCTTTTAAACAACAGTCGGATAGACTATTTAGCACAGTATATTCAGTAGCAATTGATCATCAGAATAATGTTTGGGTAGCAACCGAACGTGGTTTGTTTCGTTCACACGGGCAATGGCTTACATTTTTAAATCAATTTAATGGGGTTGATATAAAAAATGTTCATGAAGTCGCTTTTCTCGATAGCAATAGAATGGTAGTGAGTATTAAAAACAAAGTTTTGCTTCTGTCTTTTAACACAACTACAATAAAAGAATGGACGATTCTTCCTTCCGAAAAAAATATTGATGTATCAGGCTTGTATATTGATCAGGAAAAATATATCTGGGTTGGTACATTAGGTAGAGGGGTATTCAGAATAAATCCTTCTGAGAATGAAATTCAGAGAATAGAAGTTCCATTCGATTATAGCAGTATTTTATTTATTAATGGTAATGAAAAAGTTATTTGGCTTGGAACATTTGGAGGAGCAGCTTTAATAGAAGTAAAGGAATTAAAAACAGACAACCTTCAATACAGTATCAGAAGTTTTTCTCTTGAATCACCACTGGGAAATTATTATGTTTATTGTGTTTATCGTGATGTAAAAGGACGTTTTTGGTTCGGCACAGATCAGAATGGAATAGTGTTGTTAGACGATGATAGGTTTGTTGCCCCACTTGACGGAAGGTTTAAAGGTAAAACCGTATATTCAATCACCGGTGATAAGAATGATGTGATTTGGTTTTGTGTTGCCGATGAAGGAATTTTTTGTCTTAAAGGCGACAACTTTAAGTTATATAACCGAACAAACGGTATTCGAGATTTGAATATAACAAGTATTGCAGTACTTAATGATAGCAGTGTGGCAATGGTTAATAAAAGAGGAATTGATATTTTGAACCATGCAACAGGATCAGTGATGTATCTTGGAACAGAAAATAATCTCGATAACCTTAACCCGGACATTAATGCTGTAGCTAAAGATAGTATTGGAAGAATATGGTTTGGCTCTGCCAAAGGAATGGTTGTAATAAATCCGAAACTACTGAACCCAAATACCGTACCGCAACTGAGTAAATTAAACATGATACAACCGGTATTTAAAAATCGTTTTGTAGATATGCCTGTGTTTGGTCACAATGAAAACACAATCGCATTTGAGTATGCGGCAACTTGGTTTACTAATCCCGAAAGAATTCTTTATCAATATAAGTTAGATGGCCTTAACACAGAGTGGATAAAAACGAAGGATAATAAACAAGTATTTCCAAACCTGCCACCGGGGAAGTATGTTTTTAAAATCAGAACTTCAATAAATCCACAATTTACATTCAATAATGAAAGAAGTTTTTCGTTTGAAATAAAAAAACCATTTTGGAATGAAGATTGGTTTTACATTACACTTGTATTATTTACAATTGTGTTGATTTACCTATTCATAACAATTAGGGATGCAAGAGTAAAAAAATTACAACAATTAAGGAACGATTCCATCAAGTTTCAGTTTGAAACATTACGCAATCAGGTTAACCCTCATTTCCTGTTCAACAGTTTTAATACACTTATTGATATAATTGAACATGACAAAGAACATGCTGTTGAGTATGTAGAAAACCTTTCTTCATTTTTCAGAAATATTGTTACTTATAAAGATAAAGATACCATTAAACTATCTGAAGAAATTAAAATTGTGAAGGCATTTTATTTTATACAACAAAAGAGATTTGGCTCTAACTTACAACTAGTAATTGACGAACATAGCATGTACGATGAAAAGAATGTTGTTCCTATGGTTTTGCAACTTTTACTGGAAAATGCTATTAAACACAATGAAGTTTCTAAAGAAAAGAAACTAAAGGTTCATGTGTCATTTTCCGGTTCAGAGATTGTCATTAGTAATAATATTAACCTTAAATGGAATAAAGATGAATCAACAGGTACAGGGCTGCGTAATATTATTGCACGTTATCGTTTGCTGACTGATAAAACGGTTCAGATTGAATCATCACAAGATTATTTTGTTGTATCATTGCCGTTGATAGATAATTAA
- a CDS encoding YceI family protein, producing MRINIFVLMKQGGRLLLMIFLFCLPDTVIGQSVYSCTNGEVFFRSEAKLELIDAKSQKLEAIVDFQKKAFEFLIPINSFKGFNAELQREHFLDRYMESDKFPVATFTGKIIEDVDISKPSEITVRAKGKLTIHGVEQERIIKSKITIQGNVVTVYSVFSVPLKDHKIKVPRVVQEKIANEVLVQVKAILRRK from the coding sequence ATGCGGATTAATATTTTTGTTTTAATGAAACAAGGTGGAAGGTTATTACTCATGATTTTCTTGTTTTGCTTGCCTGATACTGTCATTGGGCAATCTGTTTATTCCTGCACCAATGGTGAAGTATTTTTTCGAAGTGAAGCCAAGTTGGAATTGATAGATGCAAAGTCTCAAAAGTTGGAAGCCATTGTTGATTTTCAGAAAAAAGCATTTGAATTTTTAATTCCTATAAACTCTTTTAAAGGTTTCAATGCCGAATTGCAGCGAGAACATTTTCTGGATCGTTATATGGAGAGTGATAAATTTCCTGTTGCAACATTTACAGGTAAGATTATTGAAGATGTTGATATTTCTAAACCAAGTGAAATAACAGTAAGAGCAAAAGGTAAACTAACAATTCACGGGGTAGAGCAAGAAAGGATTATTAAGTCAAAAATCACTATCCAGGGAAATGTTGTTACTGTTTATTCGGTCTTTAGTGTCCCGTTAAAAGATCATAAGATAAAGGTGCCTCGTGTTGTTCAGGAAAAAATTGCCAACGAAGTTTTGGTACAGGTAAAAGCTATATTAAGACGTAAATGA
- a CDS encoding glutamine--tRNA ligase/YqeY domain fusion protein, translating to MSEAKKTGKETMNFLEEMIDAEIHSEKVQQGKLLTRFPPEPNGYLHLGHASSICLNFGIAKRFGGKTNLRFDDTNPVTEDTEYVESIKADIRWLGFEWANEFYASDYFEKLYEFALKLIREGLAYVDDSTAEEIAAMKGTPTQAGKNSIYRTRSVEENLDLFERMRNGEFKEGEKTLRAKIDMASPNMHLRDPLMYRIKHAHHHRTGDKWCIYPMYDFAHGQSDSIENITHSICTLEFEVHKPLYNWFIEKLNIYPSRQFEFARRNISYTVMSKRKLLQLVNEKIVDGWDDPRMPTISGVRRRGYTPESIRNFAEVAGISRRENVTDFNLLESCLREHLNKVAVRTMAVINPLKVVLLNYEESKTEILKAENNPEAVEKTYRDVAFSREIFIEHDDFMEHAGEGFFRLTVGGMVRLKHAYIIKCENVLKHDDGTIKEIHCTYVAESKSGQDKSGIKVKSVIHWVNAATAVDAEVRLYDKLFTVEAPDAQDEDFKKFINPHSLQIFSNAKVEPDLLHHDKGERFQFLRLGYFVEDKYSTSAKRIYNRAVTLKDEWAKEQKKQKK from the coding sequence ATGTCAGAGGCCAAAAAAACCGGAAAAGAAACTATGAATTTTCTGGAAGAAATGATTGACGCAGAAATTCATTCAGAAAAAGTACAACAGGGAAAGCTGCTTACCCGATTTCCACCTGAGCCAAACGGTTATTTGCATTTGGGTCATGCCTCGTCTATCTGTTTAAACTTTGGCATTGCAAAGCGTTTTGGTGGAAAAACCAATCTGCGGTTTGATGATACCAACCCCGTTACAGAAGATACAGAGTATGTAGAGAGCATTAAAGCAGATATACGTTGGCTGGGATTTGAATGGGCCAATGAATTTTATGCCAGTGATTATTTTGAAAAATTGTATGAGTTTGCCTTAAAACTTATTCGTGAAGGATTAGCTTATGTAGATGATTCAACAGCAGAAGAAATTGCAGCCATGAAAGGTACACCTACGCAGGCAGGTAAAAATTCAATTTATAGAACCCGTTCTGTTGAAGAAAATCTGGACTTATTTGAACGTATGCGTAATGGTGAATTTAAAGAAGGCGAGAAAACATTGCGTGCAAAAATAGATATGGCATCGCCCAACATGCACCTGCGCGACCCGCTGATGTATCGCATCAAACATGCCCATCATCACCGCACTGGCGACAAATGGTGTATTTATCCCATGTACGATTTTGCACATGGGCAGAGTGATTCCATTGAAAATATCACACACAGTATTTGTACTCTGGAGTTTGAAGTACATAAACCTTTGTACAATTGGTTTATTGAAAAATTAAATATTTATCCCAGCAGACAGTTTGAGTTTGCCAGACGAAACATTAGTTATACGGTGATGAGTAAACGTAAACTTTTGCAATTGGTAAACGAAAAAATTGTTGACGGTTGGGACGATCCGCGCATGCCCACCATCAGCGGTGTGCGCAGACGTGGTTATACTCCTGAAAGCATCCGCAATTTTGCAGAAGTGGCAGGAATCTCCAGACGTGAAAATGTTACTGATTTTAATTTGCTGGAATCTTGTCTTCGTGAACACTTGAATAAAGTTGCTGTCAGAACCATGGCAGTTATCAATCCTCTGAAGGTGGTGTTGTTGAATTATGAGGAAAGCAAAACTGAAATTTTAAAGGCAGAAAACAATCCGGAAGCAGTTGAAAAAACCTATCGAGATGTTGCATTCAGCAGAGAAATTTTTATTGAGCATGATGATTTTATGGAACATGCCGGAGAAGGATTTTTCAGACTTACTGTTGGAGGCATGGTGCGACTAAAGCATGCTTACATTATCAAATGCGAAAATGTGTTGAAACATGATGATGGTACTATCAAGGAGATTCATTGTACCTATGTTGCTGAGAGCAAAAGTGGACAGGATAAGTCGGGTATAAAAGTAAAGAGTGTGATACATTGGGTGAATGCTGCCACTGCTGTGGATGCAGAGGTACGGTTGTACGATAAGTTGTTTACTGTTGAAGCACCCGATGCTCAGGACGAAGATTTTAAAAAGTTTATCAACCCACATTCATTACAAATTTTCAGCAATGCCAAAGTAGAACCCGACCTTTTACATCATGATAAAGGAGAACGCTTTCAGTTTTTAAGGTTGGGTTATTTTGTAGAAGACAAGTACAGCACCTCTGCAAAAAGAATATACAACCGTGCAGTGACGTTAAAAGATGAGTGGGCGAAAGAACAAAAGAAACAAAAGAAATAG
- a CDS encoding LytTR family DNA-binding domain-containing protein encodes MRIVIFEDEEPAARRLIKLLNEVHTAVEIVSVIDSVRSGKEFFSQNKSFDLIISDIRLADGLSFEIFRNCSVKVPVIFSTAYDEYAIDAFRHNGMDYLLKPVKKEELKAAIQKYENWFIESDSTINYDSLIQSLLQEKKGFQKRIVIRFADTIKTVEIEDTAYFFTENKINNLCTFSGESFIVDHNLDELELILDPSVFFRINRQFIVNFKAIQKMNVVSKSRVKLTLHPTTIQDTIVSTERSGVFKQWLAGK; translated from the coding sequence ATGAGAATAGTAATTTTTGAAGATGAAGAGCCTGCTGCCCGCAGACTGATAAAGCTTCTTAATGAGGTTCATACTGCCGTGGAGATTGTTTCAGTAATTGACTCTGTACGATCCGGCAAAGAATTTTTTAGTCAAAATAAAAGTTTCGATCTGATTATCTCAGACATCAGGCTTGCAGACGGATTAAGTTTTGAAATATTCAGGAATTGTTCTGTAAAAGTACCGGTAATATTTAGTACGGCTTATGATGAGTATGCAATAGATGCATTTCGACACAATGGAATGGATTATTTGCTGAAACCGGTTAAAAAAGAAGAACTAAAAGCGGCAATACAGAAGTATGAGAATTGGTTTATAGAATCAGATTCAACAATAAATTATGATTCACTGATTCAATCTTTATTGCAGGAAAAAAAGGGCTTTCAGAAAAGAATTGTTATTCGTTTTGCTGATACTATTAAAACTGTAGAAATTGAAGATACAGCTTATTTTTTTACAGAGAATAAGATAAATAACCTTTGCACTTTTAGTGGAGAATCATTTATTGTTGATCATAACTTAGATGAGCTTGAGCTTATTCTTGATCCTTCTGTATTCTTCAGAATTAACAGGCAGTTTATTGTCAACTTTAAGGCTATTCAGAAAATGAATGTAGTGTCAAAATCCAGAGTTAAGCTCACGCTGCATCCAACAACTATTCAAGACACAATTGTTAGTACAGAACGTAGTGGCGTTTTTAAGCAATGGCTGGCAGGAAAATAA
- a CDS encoding WD40 repeat domain-containing protein, with product MNISNPIIFNGHGSAVYCLLPKNQNAFYSGSGDHHLIEWSIETPDKGTVVAILPAGIYSFTLFNDLLFAGCGNGEIHSVNIKNTSALAKAHLHNSYVFDLFLNNHQLYTAGGDGQIIRTGLQLNKHASVRLGDFKIRKLLPHPDEQHIIAGCGDGTVRIINSNTLKEEQIITAHNTGFSVNALCFTPDKKFLLTGSRDARLNVFDVQQNFKLIESIAAHNYAIYAIAFNPSGKLMATASRDKKIKIWNDDLSFISRIEEHPVGHKNSVNTLCWLSDTELITTGDDRSIMLWHLNA from the coding sequence ATGAATATTTCTAATCCAATAATTTTCAATGGTCATGGCAGTGCTGTATATTGCCTGTTACCAAAAAATCAAAATGCATTTTATTCCGGTAGTGGCGACCATCATCTGATTGAATGGAGTATTGAAACACCTGATAAAGGCACTGTTGTTGCAATTCTTCCGGCAGGTATTTATAGTTTTACTTTATTTAACGATTTGCTCTTTGCAGGCTGTGGCAATGGCGAAATACATAGTGTTAATATTAAAAATACATCTGCTTTAGCAAAGGCACATTTACACAACAGTTATGTCTTTGATTTATTTCTTAATAATCATCAACTCTACACAGCCGGTGGTGATGGACAAATAATTCGAACAGGCTTACAATTAAACAAACATGCATCCGTTCGCTTAGGTGACTTTAAAATCAGAAAACTATTACCACATCCGGACGAACAACACATAATTGCAGGTTGTGGTGATGGCACTGTCAGAATTATTAACTCAAACACCTTGAAAGAAGAACAGATTATTACTGCACACAACACAGGTTTTTCTGTCAATGCACTTTGCTTTACGCCTGATAAAAAATTTCTTCTGACAGGCTCTCGTGATGCACGACTTAATGTATTCGATGTACAACAAAATTTTAAGCTAATTGAAAGTATTGCCGCTCACAATTATGCAATTTATGCTATTGCTTTTAACCCCTCCGGAAAATTGATGGCAACAGCCAGTCGTGATAAAAAAATAAAAATCTGGAATGATGATTTATCTTTTATTTCCCGTATTGAAGAACATCCTGTAGGTCATAAAAATTCTGTGAACACACTTTGTTGGCTCTCAGATACAGAGCTAATCACCACGGGTGATGACAGAAGTATAATGTTATGGCATCTCAATGCATAA